The Melanotaenia boesemani isolate fMelBoe1 chromosome 3, fMelBoe1.pri, whole genome shotgun sequence genome contains the following window.
AACTTCAGCCCTTTATAGAGATTGTGGCTAGTTATTTTCAACAGCTATAACCAACACTGTCCAACTGTCActggcaaaaagaaaagattctGGAGTCATCTCCAGTATGAGGCAGTTTATTTATGTGTAGCCTACTGCACACACCTTGAgcaaaaaagaatatttttgtttgcagaACATTCCCAACTCTCACCCACTAATCTTACTCTCAGCGCAGCTAGTTTAATTGATTATAGTGGACATGTACGGTTCCAGcagcctttttttaaacttctttacATCTGCTCAAAGTGTTCAGCATTAGCAAATGACCAAAAATCACTCTTGCATTCAGTAACTCACAGCTCACAATGGGCACACAACACTTTCcttaacagaaaacaccaaATTGAGATTTTGGTCACTCTCTTATTGGTAAATTGCTTTCTCCTAGAAACAATGCATTTTTTATCTTTAGGATGCTGCAGATCACAGTTGAAaaacgtgtttctcataatGGGCAAATGATTACTATCATTATTCAGTCAAGCTGCTGGTGCTGACAAGATGTGGGAGGCACTGTGGGTTAGTCAAATGAGCCAGGAAAATTATGCTGGACCCAGAACAAGTATAAGAAGGTAATAAAGACTAATACACTGCAATATAATGGGGAGATTATAGCAATAGTAATTATCTTGTACTTACTTCACAGTGTACATAAATATTTGCACAGAGTATTAGTGGTGTTAATAAAGACGATGATACAgcactaaaaagaaaatgttgccaTTCTGTAACTAACAGCAACATTTGCTTTCCATAAAAAGTGAGATGTAAAATGTGTCTTCAATTTTCTTCCCACTAAATGACAGAGGAACAACAACTTTAATAACACTCAAATACAAAACTAACCATTCATATACATCTTACATGACACCAAAACATTAAAGGAGTCATTAAATGAAACTCTAATACTGAGTATTTCTCATTCCTTCAAGTTTTCACCCTCTACAGCAAATGCACTCGTGCCAAGCAAAATCCAAAGCGCAGCAACAAGTACATGATCTCTCAACAGCTTCATCGCTGCCACCTTTCTACAATGGGAAGCTCCTTTAAACCAGTGGTGTTGCAGCACCTCACTGCCACAAATGTTTGTTATAGACTTGTGTTTATACTGTTCCACACTTGACACTGTAATAATGTAGAACTAAACAACTGCACAGAAACTGAAATTGTATGTGACAGAAAGGTTACATATggcaaaatgtatattttatggTTACTGTGAGATAATATGTGCAAACCCGTTTACATGTCTCTTACTTTATGGTATGGTCCCAAATCTTGGCAGTCCAGTCTGCACTGCAAGAGAGGAAAACCTTTGGATGGAAGTGGTTCCATTTTACAGCATCTACTGCCATGGTGTGGGCATCATATGTCTCCAGGAACTGGCTTGAATAATTCTTGGAACACTGGGGAATAGACACAAAGTCTGtactttaataaaacaagttgaaaaaacatctaaaaaaccAATATTCCTGAGACAATGTTGTCTTCGGTTTCTGACAGAGGTTTgatattaaaaatacacaatCTGTAAGCTGAGGCTGAGATAGGCCTGGGTTCATGTTGCTTCCTTTAGTGCAACAGAGAAGAATTTACCTTTGTTTTTATAGCTAGAGAACTGGTCTCTATGATAAattaacatctttaaaaagacaTACCAAACGTAAGCCATATTTTGAAAAAATACCATGTGGAGGAACTAAAATCTAAGATTTTCTACTGAATGCTTAATTCATGTGGGCATAATTTTCCACTGACAGCTGTGGAAAAGTCTTGTGCTTAGACAAGCAGTAAACCAACCTGATAGTTTTAAACCAGCTTGTTTGCCATTAACAAAATAGGTTTCATGAAAGCAGCAGAGTTCCTCTGCAGGgataaataaatgacacaaaCCAGGGTGAATATGTTAATAGGTTGTGGGGACAGCTGTTGAATTTCCAAACACTGACAATTTGATTTTTGACCTGTACCTAGGTGAaagatttattaatttattaagctgTCTTTTATGAAGGTGTCTTAGCCACTGAAGCTTGAGGTATCAAATGGAGCAAATTGCATCACACATCTGTGTGTCGGCAAGTTGGCAGGGGCAGGAGGTAAGAAGGGCCTTGTTAATCATTTCTTAACAGATGGAGCAACatggcttttttaaaatatcagttcAAAGGTTGAATGTCTCAGAACAGAATTGTACAGACAAAAAATTGGTCCTTCGCATGGCCTAAAAACAGGTAAATAGAACTCAGATCAACAAGTCATATCAAATGGTGTCAttatttacacaataaaaacaaacccaaattaCAGAAACAGTGTGATCCATTGCCACAACTCAAAACTCATGAAAGGAAAATTAAACGTGGAACATAGGAAAAAGACAGCACTCTAGTGACATCAGTAAACCGCTCTATCTAAGTGAAGCATGCAGTATATTTATCTGTTGCTGCATTGGGGATTAAACATTGTATTAGAAATATTTTACTGGTTGCAAGATTCAAATACatgaaattttttaaatattatttttaaattaagtaaTAAATTTCCCATTGGTATGTTGTAGCTCTTTAATGTGATTTAACTTGTTTATttggaacaaaaaataaagatgggGCACTATTTATAAAATCAGCAAGCAGATATAATCAGCTGTTGTATTTAACTAATTATGAGTGGCTCTTAATTAAGTTACACTAAATCACAAAATTGTCTCTAAGgcagcatttttcatttaatttaatgagtgtCACCTTTTTGTGTGCTTAAAcagataaatgtttgtttatttggacACAGTCACACTTTAGGCAGCCAGTTTTTGCACTGCttgcaaaacatggacaaatttatGAAAGTACTAATGGACAAATGATGGTCAACAACAGACACTTCAacaacccaaaaaacaaaacaaaacaaacaaacaaacaaaacaaaaaacaaaagacaagaaaacatgaTGAGGCATATCTCCTTGGACTTCCTCAGTACAACTGGGGGTTATGTGTtatatgtctcaaaatattatcatctgacagtatgaaacCAAACCAGTTACAAGCCCCCTTGTGGAATTCTTAAAGAGAATGCCCAACTTACCTCAGTGTGCAGAGTTTTTTAGTCTGTTTACTGAGTCAGTCTAAAAAGCCTCACACTATAGGAGGAATTAATACTTCCCTCCGCCACAGATATTGTATTAACTAAAGTAGCAGCCAGTAAATTAAAGACACCAGACTATTTCTCTGCCAAACTATACTTGTTTGTGTTGCATATAAAAAGGTTGGGCTTAAATTCATAGTTTATTATTATACAGTGACTtaagaaaatgcaaaataagCAAAACTTTTGGCCACATTTCTTAGATGTTTTAACTATCAtcataaagtttgtttttgatcTGTAATCAAACCTGCTTGAAGAGTGTGACATTACAATATGTTGAAATAACAGAattgttcatatttttatttatctaaacaATACGTCAATGGTGTAAAACATTTTAGCCTTTGTGGTACTGCCAGGCACACCCAGTAAGCCAATTTAGCTAAAGGGAATTTTAGGTCTTTCTCTCTCACTGGAGGTACGACTGTCAAAATGAGTCATGTCAACAACATGCTTGATGCAATTTTAGAAGTGTCATCCAGCCAAACCAGTATGTTGAAATGTTTGCTACATACCTTGTGTATTTTCCCCTCCTCAGTGCCAACCAAGAACAGATAATCAATCTGCTTATGGAAGTCGAAGGATGTACCACAAGCTGTACACAAGAAGTGTCAGGACACACACTGTTAAAGACACCAGCCTGACCTGACCAGAGCAAATCAAAATAACTAGCAGATTACTACCAAAATGTTTTATAAGTTAGTTAGTGAGTCTTACCAATGCTGGGCAGCAGTGCACCCTCTGGGTCCTCTGAGACAGCACCATTCACTGACAGTCTGATAATGTCTGAAAAGACCAGCTCATTCTGCAGTCATGcaacacacagtgatgcagttATGTATAAGTACAAATGCTGGGAaaaccaacacaaaaacaaacacacaaatacttttATCTGAAGtgcatatgaaaaaaaattaatctaaacTGTACAAACAGTATCAGTGatcaaatatatttctttatataaccTTGACTAGTGTCCAAGAGAGGACTCGGCCATCAGATGACACAGAATAAAAATTGTGATTGTTGTCCATGTCATCACTCTGCCAACGCACCTgaataaaacatgcaaaaagcccaatgaaaaaacacatttaaaacttttcatttctgaaaaaaattaatatttgacTAAAATATGTCATGCATTTCCATCATTCTCCAGCATCTGAAATTCTGTATTAAGACAGGATATTTACATAACTCAGCATCAGATTAGCATGTTTTACCAGCCTATTCTTTCTTCAAACTAAGTTTTACCATAAATCTTTTTAATTGTCCAACTTAATGCAAAAGCATAAACTACTAGTTAAATGTTTGGACACACGTATTCATTAATTTTAATGTGTAATGTGTGTCCAAGCTTTTGAGTGGTACTATATATGGACACAAAGCAAGCTAAGGTGAAGTGGCTGACATCTGCTCAAacaacacaccacacacacacacatacacagagttCTCAGCACCTTGTCCACTTCTGCCATGCCCCCTACTCTCACCTGCCAGACAGGATCAGTGTGCTTGCCAGTCTTTGCAGTACTTTTGTAAACAGGCTCTACTCCTTCCACCTTCAAGTTGTAGACAGCCACACAACCATCATAGAAGCCTACTGCCACTAAGTAGGTGTGTTGCTCATGAATGTCCAGGCACAGGATGCCAGACGTTGTTGGGTAAATGTGTTCTGGGAAAGCAGAGTTCTTCATTGAGTAAAAGATGAGCATGCCATGACCTTGTTTGGTGAAGTCATCTATTCAGGCAGTAAGACAAGGCAGAAAATTGGAGGATGcaaaaacagattaatttatCTAATGAAAACATTGGATGAAATTAGCCATGTTTACTATCAGTGGTACTTACATGATCCCATTCCCACAGCAAATAGATCCTGATACTTGTTATTCCTGTTAAGAACAGATTGCTCATATAGTCATTCTCCTCTTTTTTGTGACAGCAAAGGTGATATCtgccaatatatatatatatatatatatatatatatatatatatatatatatatatatatatatatatatatatatatgtatatgtatatatatatatatatatatatatatatatatatatatatatatatatatatgtatatatatatatatacatatataatttgGTAGAGATTTTGGCAGAGTTGATAGCAGAACAtaccagcagagggcagtgACAGAAAGTCTTTTGGCTTTGTCGTACTGAAATTTCCACAAAGGCAAAAGGGTGCCCTCCTGGTCCCTAAACTCATCAGAAGCATCCTCAAAGTATTTAAAATCTAAAGGGGCATAAAAAGAGATAAATTATAAGAGAAAGGAGGATGTGTTTACCTATTCATCAAAAAGGATATTAGTTCACTTagtgtattaaaagaaaatacctTGCGCTATGTCGTCAAATGTATTTTGATTGATCATTCGTTCACAGATCTTGGACGCTTTGCCAACTCTACTGATATCATCAAtctgtaacaaaaataaaaatatatatggaaACTTTGAAAAAACTTAATATATTGCTACACAGTAATTCAATTTGAtttataataacataataacacagaaattataataaatctaaaaaaaccGCCAAATAAAGGTTAGGACTTGGCATCTATTGCAatataaagattaaatatttgatGTGTAGGATCAGATGTAAATGtgatcaaattaaattattagaTCATGCTATAATCATGCAGGAGTGTCAGTAAACAGATAACAATAATGTACCTGAGCCTCCGTCAGCATCACCTTTCTCTTAAttttttcactatctttcttcAGCTGTGGAGCTTTCtgcttctctttatttttttcttgcctcTGTAGCTCCTCCAGGTAGGCATCATAGACCTCCCACTGTAGAGAGACCAGATATTGAAGTCATCCCACGCAAGAGCAAACTTTCACTGATGCTCAGCAATGAGGAAACAAGTCAAGCCAGAACAGATCTGTCGAACAAGTCGGGGACTGAAGTACCTGATTAGCAGTAGCAGAGAAATTGCTGCGTGGAGGAGGTTCAGTCTGGCACCCTCTTTcctggaagagaaagaaaattagcTCATGTACTACAATCAACAACTGAGACTATGAATATTTGACTATATACATATTAAGTCAGTTTTTTTCAATCCCTTCAACATTAaaacttcacattttaaaatattagttCAGCGTTAGGAAAACACTAAATATTCTGCTCCTACCAACCCTTAAAGGATTATTGAGAGTTTGGGAGGCCCTCTCACTGAAATTGAACTGATTTTTAAGTTTCAGCTCTTCCTTGTCAGTTTTGGAGACAGCGCTGTCTGGTCTGTCTTCTTCTGCGGCTTCCTCAACCTCTCCTCCATCCTCTACAGGTGTAGCCTGTGGAGGTCAACAAAGTTCAAATCCAAGTTGGGATGTAATTACCTTGTGCATTAAAATTGTTCAGGCCTATTTAACACATTATATAAATGGAACAAAGACTATACGTGCAACACAAGACAGTGGTGTCAATCCTGTAAAAGAAGTATGTTTTTACCGGAGTCTCTTCATGATCTTCATCAGATCCTTCTCCAGTTTCAGTTGTTGTATTCTCTGAACACAGTGTACACATTTGACAATTTAGAAAACACTTTTTACATGCAAATTCtgtggatattttcttttatcatttcatcaCACAACTTGAAGGTGACATCTAGTGTCTCAAAGAAAGCACTACAACATAGCAGAAATAAAGGAACCCATTTTGCAAAAACACTGCCTGGAGTTTATATGAAAGAAAATAGAGTCTTGTTCCTTTACATCTACAACAGTCATTATGTGCTCTGTTCACATAGACTAAAACTCTAGTATGCCTCATTAACTACCTTCAGTGAAATCCTCCTTGACCCTCCACCTTCGAGCTTCATCAGAGTCTTGATGCAAGAGGCTACCCTCCAACACAAAGTGAACAGCCAACTGATCCACAACACTGATTGCTTTGAAGGAACGTTCCTGAGACAAACATTAAACAAGCAAGCAGagtttgtttaatttggttttatttaagtgATATTAAAAGCTACAATAATGGGTTAAAATAAGGAACTAAAAGTGAAGCAAGAATGTCTGCCTGCCTCAAATAAGCTACTGTATATACATTTATTCTAAGGCGACTAAATTTACGTTAGCAACTACAAACCTCGTTCCAGATAAGTTGGGatattttctaaaatgcaagaaaaatctgcacattttttcataatctttttaatttaactgtgGTCAGATACTCCTTCTATTTCATGTTGCAAAGATTTAGTGTTTCAACCCAAGGATGGGTTATTACTGCTTTTAGATGCAGTCTATCAGAGTCATTGACCacttaaaacaaagaataatgaATAATATTTCCAAATTGCAAAAAAAGAGttgttatttaaatacatttacaggGTATAatattgtagaaaaaaacattcagaaagtCTGGAAAAATCTCCAGAAAATACATTACATGTGACCTTCGAGGCCTCAGCCAGCAACACATGAGAACCCATTACACAAATCAGTAAACCCACTCTGTCTCCAGAGTACCATGAAAAACTGTTATAACTCAATATAATTGATCCGTGGATCCGGAAATATAACCTGAAACAGTATTGCACAGGAAAGCAGCTTTATATCAACTCTGTTCAGAAACACCACTGAGGTTTGTGGACATATGCTCATCTTATTAAGTACCATAAATGACCATTGTGAAAGGTGCAAAATCAGCACCTGCGGCCGTATAATAGTGTATCAGTGTCTATAacatgtgattggcttatgtgtgaagGTATCGTTGATGTAGAGGCAGATATTAGAATTTTAGACATCGGTTAGACAGCTTTCCCCTGGGAGGCCTGTGTTTTTTTCAGGAGATTTCCTTCTGCAAGAACTTCCAACAGCATAGCTTCATATAcacagtgtgagtgtgtgtgtgtgtatatgtgtcctTTAATAACTTGCCTGCTGTGCAGATCTGTCTCGATTGAAAATATATGATGTATCATGAGGAAGAGAATCAGACAACAATGACCACAGACCATTGAGCAGCAAAAATCTTGTATTCAGAAAGAAATTATGTAGATGAATCTTGGACAATGTAATAGTATCCTCAGCTCCCACATTTAAGCAGTGTAGTTAGTAGGGAAGGGCGATGTAACATGATGACAAGGATCCCTCTATCAAAACCTTTTTGAGTGTGTTGCTGGCATCAAATTCAAGATTTGTTTAAACATGGTCAGTGAAGACACTAAAAAAATTTCCTTTATATTTGTAAATACAGGTTCAATCAAATTACATATTAGGggttttgtaacattttaaaaatgtttttagttttctttttaagaaaaagggATTCAAACTTTAATGGTGTGACTGCATGCATCAAGCTGCAACCTTCTTACCTTGAAGCTGTAGCGGACAATATTTTGTGGAGCATGTGGGTTGTTTGCTGTCAGGACTCTTGTAATTTCCTCTTTCAGCTCCTAGTCATATCAGTAGAGATGTTGGATATAAAAGgcaatgaataaaataactcaCAAAAAGAATGACTGAATAAAAGTCAATTAAAACAAAGTCCAAGATACATCAGTTAACACCATGTGTTTGTCTTAACGCaggaaataaatgtttctttggACAGATTATTGACCAGGAAAAATGTACCCAGGGTTTCAAGGAGTCACGGAACCCATGAATTTATCTCAGACATATAAAACATAccaataactaaataaataaataaaacagaataagaaaaaaagaaacattaaatgacatgatgaaaatgacaaataaagataaTCAAATTATCACAATAAGACAAAATgtgggagaaaaagaaacattttttaaaaagcaatgaTTGTCACTAGAAGGGAAAAACTTAAAATAGTTCAAAACTAGGTTaaaattaccacacagctggaaataatttaaaatgagttaCAAAAATGCTAAGAAATTCTTgaaaatgtggtaaataaaCCCAAAGTAATTAAAAATCTTATAAAAGCCTGTTGTAATTTTTATAACCATAAAAAGCATCTTGAGTTTGCATCGTAACTTCTTCTTTCTGGGTTTTTCGGTTCTATGTAGGACTACAGTAATGTCCTACATAGAACCGTCGGTCTATTATGTGATAATCCATCCATGAATATTCCTATCCTTCTCTTACAGTCTCAGTAAGTTCCAGCTGATCTGCAGGCTTAAGGAGTTTCCCAGGAGCCCACTCGTCCAATCCATCACCCACGTCCGCGGCCACGTCCTCATCCTAGAATGACTCACATAGAAAGATTTATGTCTGTAATTACATACTCTTCACGCAGTTCTATATTGTGAGCCATTGAGTAAAACGTACCTTTTTCTTACTTGGGGCTTTGGTTGACTTAGCGACGGGTCCCTTTTGAACACTTGGGCcctgtgttaaaataaataataataataaaaaaataaataaaataaaataaaaaaggcacaTCTAACTACATGATTTGCAAAGTTAACGATAATGTTAAGAGCTGCTTTTTAACATCAAGACTAAGCTAGTTGGCTAATTAACGTTAGCAAAAATAAGATACCAGTTACCTTTTTTGCATGTGAAGCATTGTTATTATTAGTCACGGGCATTGTGAAAATCCGGTTTTAAACGCCTTcgctttataaaaaaataaaaaaataattgagtCAGGCAAGTTTGTTTTGTCTATACaatgcaatttttaaaaagaaacttttacgTCGTAGTGACGAttttcctccagcagcagccGTGAGTTTATGGGTTGCCAGGGCAACCACTTGTACAGTTTTGTGTCGGTCCTCTCCAAAGAGCCAAAGGGAACAGTCAAGATAGTTCCCATTATGTTTTTCTGGTGATAGTTGACCGTAAACTATTACATTCTAACTTAATCatctcattatttttttaaactggatatAAGAGCCACTCGCCACTTAAACATTTGAAGCAATTTTGTATTATACCGTCTAATTATTACTACTCTGTGTGTGGAGAGCACCATGTTACAAACTTAAAATCCACAGAAGTGAGTATGGCATTTTTTCAACAGATAACACAAATTAGCTGAAACAAGTTATGAACTCTTTAGGTGTCACTAGTTGATATTTTAACTAAAGGAGATTGAAACAGTTCACAACGTATTTCCGCGTGATCTCCTCTGTGATTGGATAGATATATTCATGAATATTCTTTAGACCCGGAAGTAGGGCGGTACTGCTGTTTTGCTGTCGAGTCACCTCTGTCAAGCAGGATGGAGGAAAGCGAGCTGCTAACATGCTGATGAACGAGGGATCCCGACAGCCGAGCATCATTAACCGGGGTAGTTAGATTAAACTCAACGTTTATTTTGAGTCACTATATCGTTTTTATAAAGCTTCGCCAAAATGATGGAAGAAATCGACAGGTTCCAAGTGCCTCCTGTCAACGGAGAGACTCAGCCTTTGGTAAGAgaggaaagacaaaaacacatcatATTATGCAAATCAGTCTTTATCGAATGCAGATTATAACATTCTTGTCTGGTCTGTATTTAATCGTGACAGCTGTGTCACATAATCTGCGCGTGAGCTAACGGATTGCTGTTTGCATCTTCGGAACAAACCGGATCTTTATGGTGTGTGTGTACAGGGATCAAATTAAGATGAAAGAATGGTTTCCCTATAGAATATTTAAATGGATACGCCTCTGacatattaaaaatgaacaagCCTTCACTTTATTGTATCGGAATAATTAAACTACGCACTTTGCCAAAATGGAGAGTCCGTTAAACCCACGTCAGTATGCGCTTGTTTGCATCAACTGCTGTCAAAGCTCACTGTTTTTACATTTCGTCATTTGGTGACGTGTTATTTGGGTCGGGATGGGTGTGAGACCAAAAGATCGCGTGAAGTGGATCCCTGTAAATCCCTGCCAGTGAACCGTTAAGAGGTCTCTGCTCCTACATGTCCAAGGATCTGTCAATAGCTGTTCAACACAAACCAGCCATTGCAGCAAAACGACTATTTCTCTGTTATATTTGAGTAAGTTATTCAGAGACAGTTGACCCCATTCCTTTAGTTTGCTTTCGTCTTGTTCTTAGATTTGAGGTATACACTTCCAGCTATAAATAATCCTGACAGCTGAccttattttctgtattttaaaccAAATCGTCTATAACTGCCGCCACTTTCTAAATGTTTGCCTCACTGATTTATGCAAAAGCAGACCTCCAACTTCTCCTGTTCATCCTATCCATGCTTCCCCTTGTCCTGCTAACATAGAGGGAAGATTTTcgcagcttttttttcttttccttttctttttcttttgttgaaaaacattttttccccatgaagttttattattattggtattattattatttgtatagtctcattttttttttatctgccaaGATTTTGTGGAGTTCAATCTAAAACCAGAGATACTTGGGCTGTGCCTGCCAGTGATTAATTGTATTacgtaaaatgaaaatattttattttatttagaatatattaaatatataatatttatatctCAAACTGTAATACCCTGTGCCACTCCATGAGGATTGTGGGACATTCTGGTTGTATGTTTTACAATCACAACCTCTCAAACACTCCCTCCTGGCACATCTACATAGTATCTGGCTATATTAGGATCCCAGGTGCTGTGGCTGTGCATTTTAATGCTAATAACTTAATTATAATTCCCAAACAGGATGAACACTTCACACCTGCcaattttactaaaataaaacagcactgAGTGATACATTCAAATAATtgtccctttttgtttttcccctgtgaaataatacattttataagctgttttgtgtttgcaaaCAATCCCACATTGTTCAATATGAGGACATCTGAGATGGATAACTAAAGGCTGCATCTATTCGTGGCACAGCACCCTGTTCACACTGAGATTTCACTATGCATTGCCTTGTAGACATTGTCATGCATAAGGATAGTATTCAACAGTTTTAATGGTCACCTGATCTATCAGTCTTCACTGCTATTGGCCAGAGGGCAGCCATGATGCATAATCCTACCAATCGCTTGGTGTTTATGCCGTCTCAGCAGCCTTGTAGCCCTTCAACATCAGAGACAGGGAAGGAGTTACCAGTGGGACACAGATGAAACTGATAAGCTGAGCGGTCATTTCTCTAACCCACGGATGCATTGTGATCATGAATAAGTAGAGGCGTATGTGAACACATGCTGAAGGTCAGGCTGATGGGCCATGTTTTATTGCTACACATAAAATGTGTTGCCCCAAGGGTCATAGTTATAAGGCAGCACTTTATGATTTTTACAGGCTGTCAGCGCTCAGCATGTGGTCCTTTAGGAAAGTATAAGCTCTTCTTGAATATCTTAATCTGTATTGTTTAATTTGAGACATTTTCTTAATACCTCTTACCTGTTCAAAATGGCATAATCttaatttcattaattattttagGGGCTACAATACGTTTCTCACAAATATGCTGCATTTAAAGACTCAGAAGGAGTCTTAGCTTTTTTTATTAGTACACATTTTTTGTTAATGGTTAAGTTCTGCTTCTTAGAAGTGGCAGAAAATTCTGTCACAAGCAGCATCATAAGGAATCCCTTTAATTTTTCACCGCTAGCGCTCCTGAAATTTCTTTCAAAAGAACTTAATTGACAGACGGTGTGATCCTGCATCATCACAATATCTTTCTGAAAAGGAGGGTGAAAAATCCAGAGGATAAGCCTAGTGATCTAAGGGAAAAGCCTGTCATGGAGCAGAAAAGGCTTGTGCTTGTTACAGTGAGAATACATCATCTGGGTGCTGTGATTTCACAGCATCTACTCTGCTAGTGTGTATTGTATTGACTGTTGGAGTCTTCATGAATGATCTCACTTAAATGAGCAATGCAGTGTCTCCAGATATAAATGAGGCTCTTGATAAAAGTGATATTAGTAATTCATCCCATGTTCTGAGAAGTGGAAAGAGGTAACTTTTCTGTTACAGTATGCAAATCGTTTTTAAAGGTTGTCCACTGACAATagatgttaaaaaaaggaaGGCTTGTGCTTTACCTGGCCATACTTGCTGTTTTATCTGGATTTGTTGTCGtca
Protein-coding sequences here:
- the dnai1.2 gene encoding dynein, axonemal, intermediate chain 1, paralog 2, translated to MPVTNNNNASHAKKGPSVQKGPVAKSTKAPSKKKDEDVAADVGDGLDEWAPGKLLKPADQLELTETELKEEITRVLTANNPHAPQNIVRYSFKERSFKAISVVDQLAVHFVLEGSLLHQDSDEARRWRVKEDFTEENTTTETGEGSDEDHEETPATPVEDGGEVEEAAEEDRPDSAVSKTDKEELKLKNQFNFSERASQTLNNPLRERGCQTEPPPRSNFSATANQWEVYDAYLEELQRQEKNKEKQKAPQLKKDSEKIKRKVMLTEAQIDDISRVGKASKICERMINQNTFDDIAQDFKYFEDASDEFRDQEGTLLPLWKFQYDKAKRLSVTALCWNNKYQDLFAVGMGSYDFTKQGHGMLIFYSMKNSAFPEHIYPTTSGILCLDIHEQHTYLVAVGFYDGCVAVYNLKVEGVEPVYKSTAKTGKHTDPVWQVRWQSDDMDNNHNFYSVSSDGRVLSWTLVKNELVFSDIIRLSVNGAVSEDPEGALLPSIACGTSFDFHKQIDYLFLVGTEEGKIHKCSKNYSSQFLETYDAHTMAVDAVKWNHFHPKVFLSCSADWTAKIWDHTINSPMFTFDLSAGVGDIAWSPYSSTVFAAVTTVGTVHVFDLNINKYEAICQQAVVSKKKTKLTQIEFNPIYPVIIVGDDRGYVTSLKLSPNLRKKPKSKKGQELPKGPEVEVAKMEKLLSLLREPENITV